A single Maniola hyperantus chromosome 11, iAphHyp1.2, whole genome shotgun sequence DNA region contains:
- the LOC117986263 gene encoding uncharacterized protein, which yields MLASRNVISRLMQTTVRRYHAGEGFKTPSMDELPVPQGSWQARYDANQRRYNAILLFGISFMAGSIAIAKGSGLLYLNYAPPKSVD from the exons atgcTTGCTTCACGAAATGTTATTTCCCGCTTAATGCAAACCACAG TGCGGCGCTACCACGCGGGCGAGGGCTTCAAGACGCCCAGCATGGACGAGCTGCCCGTGCCGCAGGGCTCGTGGCAGGCGCGATACGACGCCAACCAGCGCCGCTACAACGCCATCCTGCTCTTCGGCATCAGCTTCATGGCGGGATCTATCGCTATC GCCAAGGGCTCCGGCTTGCTGTACCTTAACTACGCGCCGCCCAAGTCCGTCGACTAA
- the Sec3 gene encoding exocyst complex component 1 isoform X2, with translation MKLEECGVELGVDVEGEGGRAQRLSAEGGALVLSEGGARLRVWPLHAVCVKPDLTSGAVLVEAGGETLALRCAEAGRPTLLQLAAAAGARPAPGAPSDAALAALLDDAEPGDADAERRVRRLAERLARLDALNVAGMLAAATEGGGARLAERLEAGGAASGALSARLARLEALTRAAPAALHARSGAARADAAARSLLAELADMYDWLDNPALQDLDALPEISLGTAEGRARALAAAEALRGALDAARAGEARLRLGAVRERLRRLARARDALAAALARHLNNALIHLGNEATATPRARAHHAELAPYAPFMRWLKCTDDKAYAALLRVYCGAWARVHERDVRAAAERAKQELAHAAPERVDPLLDEVLTLVESVCNAEQDFCTHFFGLDVDAKGEGGGGSGGSGASGASGGGAEARRASDAARRLRAELFPALEQELVALVQHIEKHEPYGAMRALACVGRRVLRGGEAEAEAGAGEARWARAALAAVAVAAKRGADRVVAERLAALPDAVKQAARKPKCGILSFIPELEQLSAVCEAIFARGRRADLDRWYLALGAAQLRAIATAAHPRTPRAVLQLENYHRLHACVSALRVPALDALRRDARARYADALRAYVTQQFGRPLEKLTTFFEGVAEAVAAGVREHEVCYRAAYSKHELRRLLALYPAHEVRKSLHRLYRTVEKHLSEEGGLLQVVWRAMQEEFIAQHVALQARIAACYPGAGLSLPLTTQDILDAFSDIAREH, from the exons ATGAAGCTGGAGGAGTGCGGCGTGGAGCTGGGCGTGGACGTGGAGGGCGAGGGCGGGCGCGCGCAGCGCCTGAGCGCGGAGGGCGGCGCGCTGGTGCTGAGCGagggcggcgcgcggctgcgcgtgtggCCGCTGCACGCCGTGTGCGTCAAGCCCGACCTGACG AGCGGCGCGGTGCTCGTGGAGGCGGGCGGCGAGACGCTGGCGCTGCGCTGCGCGGAGGCCGGGCGCCCGACGCTGCTGCAGCTGGCGGCAGCGGCGGGCGCGCGCCCCGCGCCCGGCGCGCCGTCCGACGCGGCGCTGGCCGCGCTGCTGGACGACGCGGAGCCCGGCGACGCGGACGCCGAGCGCCGCGTGCGCCGCCTGGCCGAGCGCCTGGCGCGCCTCGACGCGCTCAACGTGGCCGGCATGCTGGCCGCGGCCACGGAGGGCGGCGGCGCGCGTCTCGCCGAACGGCTCGAAG cgggcggcgcggcgagcgGCGCGCTGTCGGCGCGGCTGGCGCGGCTCGAGGCGCTGACGCGTGCGGCGCCGGCGGCTCTGCACGCGCGCTCGGGCGCGGCGCGCGCGGACGCAGCGGCGCGCTCGCTGCTCGCGGAGCTCGCGGACATGTACGACTGGCTCGACAACCCCGCGCTGCAGGACCTGGACGCGCTGCCCGAG ATCTCGCTGGGCACGGCGGAGGGGCGCGCGCGCGCGCTGGCGGCGGCGGAGGCGCTGCGCGGCGCGCTGGACGCGGCGCGCGCGGGCGAGGCGCGGCTGCGGCTGGGCGCCGTGCGCGAGCGGTTGCGGCGCTTGGCGCGCGCGCGCGACGCGCTGGCGGCGGCGCTGGCGCGGCACCTCAACAACGCGCTCATCCACCTCGGCAACGAGGCCACGGCGACGCCGCGCGCGCGTGCGCACCACGCCGAGCTGGCGCCCTACGCGCCCTTCATGCGCTGGCTCAAGTGCACGGACGACAAGGCGTACGCGGCGCTGCTGCGCGTGTACTGCGGCGCGTGGGCGCGCGTGCACGAGCGCGACGTGCGCGCGGCGGCCGAGCGCGCCAAGCAGGAGCTGGCGCACGCGGCGCCGGAGCGCGTGGACCCGCTGCTGGACGAGGTGCTGACGCTGGTGGAGAGCGTGTGCAACGCCGAGCAGGATTTCTGCACGCACTTCTTCGGCCTCGACGTGGACGCGAAG GGCGAGGGCGGCGGCGGGTCGGGCGGGTCGGGCGCATCGGGCGcgtcgggcggcggcgcggaGGCGCGGCGCGCGTCGGACGCCGCGCGCCGCCTGCGCGCCGAGCTGTTCCCCGCGCTGGAGCAGGAGCTGGTCGCGCTCGTGCAGCACATCGAGAAGCACGAGCCTTA CGGGGCGATGCGCGCGCTGGCGTGCGTGGGGCGGCGCGTGCTGCGCGGCGGCGAGGCTGAGGCGGAGGCGGGCGCGGGCGAGGCGCGCTGGGCGCGCGCGGCGCTGGCGGCCGTGGCGGTGGCCGCCAAGCGCGGCGCCGACCGCGTCGTGGCCGAGCGCCTCGCCGCGCTGCCCGACGCCGTCAAGCAG GCGGCGCGCAAGCCCAAGTGCGGCATCCTGAGCTTCATCCCGGAGCTGGAGCAGCTGAGCGCCGTGTGCGAGGCCATCTTCGCGCGCGGCCGCCGCGCCGACCTGGACCGCTGGTACCTGGCGCTGGGCGCGGCGCAGCTGCGCGCCATCGCCACGGCCGCGCACCCGCGCACGCCGCGCGCCGTGCTGCAGCTGGAGAACTACCACCGCCTGCACGCGTGCGTGAGCGCGCTGCGCGTGCCCGCGCTGGACGCGCTGCGCCGCGACGCGCGCGCGCGCTACGCGGACGCGCTGCGCGCCTACGTCACGCAGCAGTTCGGGCGCCCGCTGGAGAAGCTCACCACGTTCTTCGAGGGCGTGGCCGAGGCGGTGGCGGCCGGCGTGCGCGAGCACGAGGTGTGCTACCGCGCCGCCTACAGCAAGCACGAGCTGCGGCGCCTGCTCGCGCTCTACCCCGCGCACGAAG TGCGCAAGTCTCTGCACCGCCTGTACCGGACGGTGGAGAAGCACTTGAGCGAGGAGGGCGGGCTGCTGCAGGTGGTGTGGCGCGCCATGCAGGAGGAGTTCATCGCGCAGCACGTCGCCTTGCAG gcGCGCATCGCGGCGTGCTACCCGGGTGCGGGGCTGTCGCTGCCGCTCACCACGCAGGACATCCTCGACGCGTTCTCCGACATCGCGCGCGAGCACTAG
- the Sec3 gene encoding exocyst complex component 1 isoform X1, with protein sequence MKLEECGVELGVDVEGEGGRAQRLSAEGGALVLSEGGARLRVWPLHAVCVKPDLTSGAVLVEAGGETLALRCAEAGRPTLLQLAAAAGARPAPGAPSDAALAALLDDAEPGDADAERRVRRLAERLARLDALNVAGMLAAATEGGGARLAERLEAGGAASGALSARLARLEALTRAAPAALHARSGAARADAAARSLLAELADMYDWLDNPALQDLDALPEISLGTAEGRARALAAAEALRGALDAARAGEARLRLGAVRERLRRLARARDALAAALARHLNNALIHLGNEATATPRARAHHAELAPYAPFMRWLKCTDDKAYAALLRVYCGAWARVHERDVRAAAERAKQELAHAAPERVDPLLDEVLTLVESVCNAEQDFCTHFFGLDVDAKGEGGGGSGGSGASGASGGGAEARRASDAARRLRAELFPALEQELVALVQHIEKHEPYGAMRALACVGRRVLRGGEAEAEAGAGEARWARAALAAVAVAAKRGADRVVAERLAALPDAVKQAARKPKCGILSFIPELEQLSAVCEAIFARGRRADLDRWYLALGAAQLRAIATAAHPRTPRAVLQLENYHRLHACVSALRVPALDALRRDARARYADALRAYVTQQFGRPLEKLTTFFEGVAEAVAAGVREHEVCYRAAYSKHELRRLLALYPAHEVRKSLHRLYRTVEKHLSEEGGLLQVVWRAMQEEFIAQHVALQVLASTAH encoded by the exons ATGAAGCTGGAGGAGTGCGGCGTGGAGCTGGGCGTGGACGTGGAGGGCGAGGGCGGGCGCGCGCAGCGCCTGAGCGCGGAGGGCGGCGCGCTGGTGCTGAGCGagggcggcgcgcggctgcgcgtgtggCCGCTGCACGCCGTGTGCGTCAAGCCCGACCTGACG AGCGGCGCGGTGCTCGTGGAGGCGGGCGGCGAGACGCTGGCGCTGCGCTGCGCGGAGGCCGGGCGCCCGACGCTGCTGCAGCTGGCGGCAGCGGCGGGCGCGCGCCCCGCGCCCGGCGCGCCGTCCGACGCGGCGCTGGCCGCGCTGCTGGACGACGCGGAGCCCGGCGACGCGGACGCCGAGCGCCGCGTGCGCCGCCTGGCCGAGCGCCTGGCGCGCCTCGACGCGCTCAACGTGGCCGGCATGCTGGCCGCGGCCACGGAGGGCGGCGGCGCGCGTCTCGCCGAACGGCTCGAAG cgggcggcgcggcgagcgGCGCGCTGTCGGCGCGGCTGGCGCGGCTCGAGGCGCTGACGCGTGCGGCGCCGGCGGCTCTGCACGCGCGCTCGGGCGCGGCGCGCGCGGACGCAGCGGCGCGCTCGCTGCTCGCGGAGCTCGCGGACATGTACGACTGGCTCGACAACCCCGCGCTGCAGGACCTGGACGCGCTGCCCGAG ATCTCGCTGGGCACGGCGGAGGGGCGCGCGCGCGCGCTGGCGGCGGCGGAGGCGCTGCGCGGCGCGCTGGACGCGGCGCGCGCGGGCGAGGCGCGGCTGCGGCTGGGCGCCGTGCGCGAGCGGTTGCGGCGCTTGGCGCGCGCGCGCGACGCGCTGGCGGCGGCGCTGGCGCGGCACCTCAACAACGCGCTCATCCACCTCGGCAACGAGGCCACGGCGACGCCGCGCGCGCGTGCGCACCACGCCGAGCTGGCGCCCTACGCGCCCTTCATGCGCTGGCTCAAGTGCACGGACGACAAGGCGTACGCGGCGCTGCTGCGCGTGTACTGCGGCGCGTGGGCGCGCGTGCACGAGCGCGACGTGCGCGCGGCGGCCGAGCGCGCCAAGCAGGAGCTGGCGCACGCGGCGCCGGAGCGCGTGGACCCGCTGCTGGACGAGGTGCTGACGCTGGTGGAGAGCGTGTGCAACGCCGAGCAGGATTTCTGCACGCACTTCTTCGGCCTCGACGTGGACGCGAAG GGCGAGGGCGGCGGCGGGTCGGGCGGGTCGGGCGCATCGGGCGcgtcgggcggcggcgcggaGGCGCGGCGCGCGTCGGACGCCGCGCGCCGCCTGCGCGCCGAGCTGTTCCCCGCGCTGGAGCAGGAGCTGGTCGCGCTCGTGCAGCACATCGAGAAGCACGAGCCTTA CGGGGCGATGCGCGCGCTGGCGTGCGTGGGGCGGCGCGTGCTGCGCGGCGGCGAGGCTGAGGCGGAGGCGGGCGCGGGCGAGGCGCGCTGGGCGCGCGCGGCGCTGGCGGCCGTGGCGGTGGCCGCCAAGCGCGGCGCCGACCGCGTCGTGGCCGAGCGCCTCGCCGCGCTGCCCGACGCCGTCAAGCAG GCGGCGCGCAAGCCCAAGTGCGGCATCCTGAGCTTCATCCCGGAGCTGGAGCAGCTGAGCGCCGTGTGCGAGGCCATCTTCGCGCGCGGCCGCCGCGCCGACCTGGACCGCTGGTACCTGGCGCTGGGCGCGGCGCAGCTGCGCGCCATCGCCACGGCCGCGCACCCGCGCACGCCGCGCGCCGTGCTGCAGCTGGAGAACTACCACCGCCTGCACGCGTGCGTGAGCGCGCTGCGCGTGCCCGCGCTGGACGCGCTGCGCCGCGACGCGCGCGCGCGCTACGCGGACGCGCTGCGCGCCTACGTCACGCAGCAGTTCGGGCGCCCGCTGGAGAAGCTCACCACGTTCTTCGAGGGCGTGGCCGAGGCGGTGGCGGCCGGCGTGCGCGAGCACGAGGTGTGCTACCGCGCCGCCTACAGCAAGCACGAGCTGCGGCGCCTGCTCGCGCTCTACCCCGCGCACGAAG TGCGCAAGTCTCTGCACCGCCTGTACCGGACGGTGGAGAAGCACTTGAGCGAGGAGGGCGGGCTGCTGCAGGTGGTGTGGCGCGCCATGCAGGAGGAGTTCATCGCGCAGCACGTCGCCTTGCAGGTACTCGCGTCTACTGCTCATTGA
- the Pfdn2 gene encoding prefoldin subunit 2 has product MAKNATKGGKKSNEEVFAGFQNLRAEQRQLANKISELEMDLNEHKIVIETLRGVEPERRCFRMVGGVLVERTVGAVLPELEGNRDRLPQALQALNEQLTRKGQEINDYIEQHDIRVQRGSDAEPQAAAPDAAKSNVLVASA; this is encoded by the exons ATGGCAAAGAACGCTACCAAGGGTGGAAAAAAATCGAACGAAGAAGTATTCGCAGGCTTTCAGAACCTTCGCGCCGAGCAGAGGCAGCTCGCCAACAAGATATCGGAGCTGGAGATGGATCTGAACGAGCACAA AATTGTGATCGAGACGCTGCGCGGCGTGGAGCCGGAGCGCAGGTGCTTCCGCATGGTGGGCGGCGTGCTGGTGGAGCGCACCGTGGGCGCCGTGCTGCCCGAGCTGGAGGGCAACCGCGACCGCCTGCCGCAGGCGCTGCAG GCGCTGAACGAGCAGCTGACGCGCAAGGGGCAGGAGATCAACGACTACATCGAGCAGCACGACATCCGCGTGCAGCGCGGCAGCGACGCGGAGCCCCAAGCGGCCGCGCCCGACGCCGCCAAGAGCAACGTGCTGGTCGCCAGCGCTTGA